In a genomic window of Trachemys scripta elegans isolate TJP31775 chromosome 12, CAS_Tse_1.0, whole genome shotgun sequence:
- the TNNC2 gene encoding troponin C, skeletal muscle isoform X2 gives MTTDQQAEARSFLSEEMIAEFKAAFDMFDADGGGDISTKELGTVMRMLGQTPTKEELDAIIEEVDEDGSGTIDFEEFLVMMVRQMKEDAKGKSEEELAECFRIFDKNADGYIDAEELTEIFRASGESVTEEEIEELMKDGDKNNDGRIDFDEFLKMMEGVQ, from the exons ATG ACGACGGACCAGCAGGCGGAAGCGCGGTCCTTCCTCAGCGAGGAAATGATTGCGG AGTTCAAGGCCGCCTTCGACATGTTCGACGCGGACGGCGGCGGGGACATCAGCACCAAGGAGCTGGGCACCGTCATGCGCATGCTGGGGCAGACTCCCACCAAGGAGGAGCTGGACGCCATCATCGAGGAGGTGGATGAAGATG GCAGCGGCACCATCGACTTCGAAGAGTTCCTGGTCATGATGGTGCGGCAGATGAAGGAGGATGCCAAGGGCAAGTCGGAGGAGGAGCTGGCAGAGTGCTTCCGCATCTTCGACAA GAACGCAGATGGGTACATCGATGCCGAGGAGCTGACCGAGATTTTCCGAGCCTCTGGGGAGAGCGTGACTGAGGAGGAGATCGAGGAGCTCATGAAAGACGGGGACAAAAACAATGACGGACGCATCGACTTTGATG agttcctgaagatgatGGAAGGTGTGCAGTAA
- the LOC117886304 gene encoding regulator of G-protein signaling 9-binding protein-like, whose translation MQALEREHPAAGSLPWQMSHVPDSHNMGEVRGECAAAHTSLSKVIVWHRQLALQLGGTADSPRLREELQERSKEVHELSKGLRNMLLARLRQPLASPEERQELERLWVLSLSALELFHQDLHRAHHLCQLFPLQGRGGPLLSTGVTGKATDGGHKPWRRPSRKGARSTEQLGAAPSLEEQIECVGTMLLEMETRVNVPVWTVEATEEAGPGSSLACEAEGSCSERQAAEVAGGPGCCRRQGWPALCCILS comes from the exons ATGCAGGCGCTGGAGAGGGAACACCCAGCAGCAGGGTCCCTGCCCTGGCAGATGTCCCATGTGCCTGACTCCCACAACATGGGGGAGGTGAGAGGGGAGTGTGCAGCTGCCCACACCTCCCTGAGCAAAGTCATTGTGTGGCACAGACAGCTGGCGCTGCAGCTGGGAGGCACGGCTGACTCACCCCGGCTGcgggaggagctgcaggagcggaGCAAGGAGGTGCACGAGCTCAGCAAGG GGCTGCGGAACATGCTCCTAGCCAGGCTGAGGCAGCCGCTGGCCAGCCCTGAGGAGCGGCAGGAGCTGGAGAGGCTGTGGGTGCTGTCCCTGTCAGCTCTGGAGCTCTTCCACCAAGACCTGCACAGGGCCCATCATCTCTGCCAACTCTTCCCCCTGCAGGGGCGGGGAGGGCCGCTGCTGAGCACTGGCGTCACGGGGAAGGCCACAGATGGAGGGCACAAGCCGTGGAGGAGGCCAAGCCGCAAGGGTGCCAGGAGCACGGAGCAGCTGGGTGCTGCCCCTAGCCTGGAGGAGCAGATTGAGTGTGTGGGGACCATGCTGCTGGAGATGGAGACCAGAGTCAATGTCCCTGTCTGGACTGTGGAGGCCACAGAAGAGGCCGGGCCGGGCAGCAGCTTGGCCTGTGAGGCAGAGGGGTCGTGCAGCGAGAGACAGGCTGCAGAGGTGGCAGGTGGCCCAGGGTGCTGCAGGCGTCAGGGCTGGCCTGCACTCTGCTGCATATTGTCATGA